The following DNA comes from Gemmatimonadota bacterium.
GCGTAATCAGTGCCGGCTGTCCGTTCTCAACGAGACGCGTAGCAATGGTGGCAATCTGTTGGCTCGTTTTTCCTGGCCCCCAAATGACCTCGGGAAAGCCCTTACGCAGCGTCCGGTGGTGATCGATCCGAGCAAAGCCCAAGTCTTCAAAAGGCAGCTGCTTGAGCCGTTCAAGCGCCTGCTCGACAGGTAACACCCCCTGTTGCACTTGGGTGAGCATTTCAGCCAGGCGGTCTCGTGTCATGGTCTGCTCTGCGTAAAATGATTAAATCCGGTAAACTCGCTCGCGGCCCGCGGTCCGTCCGGTAACACGACGGTCACCCCGTCTGCCTGAGGCACGAGCGAGCCGATGCGTGTGATCGCACAGGCGTTTTTGTCTGCGATCTCCTGGACCCTGGGACGCGCCGTAACCGGTGCGCTAAAGAGCAACTCATAGTCCTCCCCACCGGACAAGGCCAGTGCCCAATCCCGTGGGCCCAGGAGCGTCCGATAACCCTCGGACAGTGGGACCGTTGGGGCTTCGACAACAGCACCGACCTGGCTCGCTTCGCATAGATGACCCAAATCCTGGAGCAGTCCGTCACTGACGTCAATCATAGCGGTCGCCAAGCGCTGGGCCGCGAGTTCTTTTCCGACTGCGACACGGGCGGTCGGGCATAAGAAGCGCTGTTTCAGATGTTGGACAGCAATGCTCTCGGAATCTCCGGTCAATTCATTGGTGAGGAGACGTAACCCTAAGGCCGCATCACCCAGAGTTCCGGTCACGTACACCTCGTCCTCGACGCGTGCGCCAGAACGAGCGATCAGCCCGTACGGTATTTGTCCCAGGAGAGAGACAGAAATCGTAAAAACCGGCGCCGCGCTCATATTGCCACCGATGAGTGAGGTTCGCATCTGCTGGGCGGCATCAAGGAAGCCATCAAAAAAGGCGTCTAGATCTTCGACGGCAGAGTCTTGGGGAACACCCAAACTGAGGAGGGCGAAGGCTGGCTCCCCGCCCATCGCGGCCACATCACTCGCGTTGACGGCAAAGGCTTTCTGCC
Coding sequences within:
- the thiL gene encoding thiamine-phosphate kinase, which gives rise to MKIRDLGEFPFLRRLRERLPHALHDPRIQLGVGDDCAALSLPGLTVLTTDAMIAGVHFQCEWTSFFVLGQKAFAVNASDVAAMGGEPAFALLSLGVPQDSAVEDLDAFFDGFLDAAQQMRTSLIGGNMSAAPVFTISVSLLGQIPYGLIARSGARVEDEVYVTGTLGDAALGLRLLTNELTGDSESIAVQHLKQRFLCPTARVAVGKELAAQRLATAMIDVSDGLLQDLGHLCEASQVGAVVEAPTVPLSEGYRTLLGPRDWALALSGGEDYELLFSAPVTARPRVQEIADKNACAITRIGSLVPQADGVTVVLPDGPRAASEFTGFNHFTQSRP